Proteins from one Lachnospiraceae bacterium KGMB03038 genomic window:
- a CDS encoding APC family permease gives MSNNNSNQGGSLGLGTCVAMIAGGMIGSSIFSLSGLTMTSAGPSAILTWAIAAVIMLCYGLICAELSTRFPKSGGVFVFPSKALGKTEKEGALWGWISTWGYINANIVAIAFAAIYVGTYLSVGFPIFANMQIPLALIAVAFITILNCVNFALAGKVNNLLVLALVITMVAYIAISFGSGEWDTSLLTPFFTQGSAGSTGFLAMVPTAMTGYGSIVAMAFMVSEVKNPNRNVPRSVLIAMILVLCLYLGMILATVGLISADFLMENPGMQFIPMFAAAFTKLAAIPWVSKLISISALLALLTTMMTVTSLTSRAIQAAAEKGSLPKKLSETNKSGVPSYATFVVMIPAAIISCFPQFTSTIVSFGALFATVTITINIISLLKARSKFDLPEGAFHAPGGNVLPIFALLLIVICYIPDIIGGGWMIWAYSIAWYIIGIIYYKIRMKNQSAE, from the coding sequence ATGTCAAACAACAACAGTAATCAGGGTGGATCACTGGGATTAGGCACTTGTGTCGCCATGATCGCCGGTGGTATGATCGGTAGTTCTATCTTTTCATTGTCCGGACTGACAATGACATCTGCGGGTCCTTCCGCAATCCTTACATGGGCGATCGCCGCGGTCATCATGCTCTGCTATGGGCTGATCTGTGCGGAATTGTCCACACGTTTCCCAAAATCAGGCGGTGTATTCGTATTCCCCTCCAAAGCGCTTGGCAAGACCGAGAAAGAAGGCGCTCTCTGGGGCTGGATCTCTACCTGGGGATATATCAATGCCAACATCGTAGCTATCGCGTTCGCCGCGATCTATGTTGGTACATATCTGAGCGTTGGTTTCCCAATTTTCGCAAATATGCAGATTCCGCTGGCGCTGATCGCGGTTGCGTTCATCACCATTTTGAACTGCGTGAATTTTGCGCTGGCCGGAAAAGTAAATAACCTGCTGGTATTGGCTCTTGTCATCACTATGGTGGCATACATTGCCATTTCCTTTGGATCCGGTGAGTGGGACACGAGTCTCCTGACTCCATTCTTTACCCAGGGATCCGCAGGGTCTACCGGCTTCTTGGCTATGGTTCCCACCGCTATGACAGGATATGGTTCTATCGTAGCCATGGCCTTCATGGTATCTGAAGTAAAGAATCCAAACCGGAACGTGCCAAGATCTGTTCTGATCGCCATGATCCTGGTTCTGTGCCTGTACCTTGGCATGATCCTGGCAACCGTTGGCCTGATCAGCGCGGACTTCTTGATGGAGAATCCTGGAATGCAGTTTATCCCAATGTTCGCGGCCGCATTTACCAAACTGGCAGCCATTCCGTGGGTTTCTAAGCTGATCTCTATCTCCGCTCTTCTGGCTCTGCTGACAACCATGATGACGGTAACCTCTCTTACCTCAAGAGCGATCCAGGCAGCCGCGGAGAAAGGTTCCCTTCCAAAGAAGCTGTCCGAGACCAACAAATCGGGAGTACCCTCTTACGCTACTTTCGTGGTTATGATCCCAGCGGCGATCATCTCCTGCTTCCCGCAGTTTACCTCTACCATCGTCAGCTTCGGCGCGCTGTTTGCCACTGTTACGATCACGATCAATATCATCTCTCTTCTGAAAGCCAGAAGCAAGTTTGATCTTCCGGAAGGCGCGTTCCACGCTCCCGGCGGCAATGTACTGCCAATTTTCGCTCTGCTTTTGATCGTCATCTGCTACATTCCGGATATCATCGGCGGCGGATGGATGATCTGGGCTTACTCCATCGCATGGTACATCATCGGAATCATTTACTATAAGATCCGTATGAAAAACCAAAGCGCAGAATAA
- a CDS encoding zinc-binding dehydrogenase: MSTFKVAVLEDVKKIAFHDAEKREPGDKQVLVKVDSCAICTLEQRVYTGVMNRYPFAGGHEAAGVVESVGAKVNGVKAGDKVAIRLLNSCGECYYCRNGHENLCVKSFIAETQECAMGPGGFSEYMMVNAEDVYKMADDIDLSHAALSEPLACCVHSIRNGQVELGDDVVVIGVGIMGALHIQLAKLKGARVIACELDAKRLEVAKKMGADILINSGEVDPVDEIKKLTDGRGADAVFCTVPVAALAKQAVDMTGKIGRTVFYTSFHPDLPIEVSPNKIHSSEQIITGTVNPQKKDFLIATRLLSSKLVDMSALISDKLPLADIEKALEEAVLPDTYRIIVQP, encoded by the coding sequence GTGAGTACATTTAAAGTAGCTGTCCTTGAGGACGTAAAGAAAATCGCATTTCACGATGCAGAAAAAAGAGAACCAGGTGACAAACAAGTCCTGGTAAAGGTAGATTCCTGCGCCATTTGTACCCTGGAGCAGCGGGTATACACCGGCGTTATGAACCGGTATCCGTTTGCCGGCGGACACGAGGCCGCTGGTGTAGTTGAGTCTGTCGGCGCGAAAGTAAACGGCGTAAAAGCCGGAGACAAAGTAGCCATCCGTCTTTTAAACTCCTGCGGCGAGTGCTACTACTGCCGCAACGGCCATGAGAATCTTTGCGTGAAATCCTTCATCGCGGAGACTCAGGAATGTGCCATGGGACCTGGCGGTTTCTCTGAATACATGATGGTAAACGCAGAAGATGTTTATAAAATGGCAGACGACATCGACCTCTCTCACGCCGCTCTCTCCGAACCGCTTGCCTGCTGTGTGCACAGCATCCGCAACGGACAGGTAGAGCTTGGAGATGATGTTGTTGTCATCGGTGTAGGAATCATGGGCGCGCTGCATATCCAGCTTGCCAAATTAAAAGGCGCAAGAGTCATCGCCTGCGAACTGGACGCAAAACGTCTGGAAGTCGCTAAGAAGATGGGCGCTGATATTCTGATCAATTCCGGTGAAGTTGATCCGGTTGACGAGATAAAGAAACTGACAGACGGAAGAGGCGCGGACGCCGTATTCTGCACAGTACCCGTTGCCGCTCTGGCAAAACAGGCTGTCGACATGACAGGAAAGATCGGACGGACCGTTTTCTATACTTCCTTCCATCCAGACCTGCCGATCGAGGTAAGCCCGAACAAGATCCACTCTTCCGAGCAGATCATCACAGGTACTGTCAATCCTCAGAAGAAGGACTTCCTGATCGCGACCAGACTGCTGTCCTCCAAATTAGTGGACATGTCTGCGCTGATCTCCGATAAGCTGCCTCTGGCAGATATCGAGAAAGCTCTGGAAGAAGCTGTCCTTCCAGACACTTACAGAATCATCGTACAGCCATAA
- a CDS encoding aldolase, protein MNTTARMNHIFQPDGKTFILAMDHAANFNTLPALQNPKKLVREIASAGADAFLSTVGMAEHLTDSFLGKGIIVRTDGGVSFLGDRSKAMKITVTAEDLARMGADSVITMSFPGSKFENEYLSNLTKLCMDCHKWGIPVLAEALPRGFEPAEDSRTPENLTFACRQSVELGADYVKTNYTGDQESFKNLVEATYKPVVILGGAKKVPVEQLLQEIKDAMEVGGAGVAMGRNIWGHENPVGYTAAIAKLIHEDCSVEAAMKEMNKTFAV, encoded by the coding sequence ATGAACACAACAGCAAGAATGAACCATATCTTTCAGCCGGATGGCAAAACCTTTATCCTGGCTATGGACCACGCAGCGAACTTCAACACTCTGCCGGCTCTGCAGAATCCTAAGAAGCTGGTCCGTGAGATCGCTTCTGCCGGCGCAGATGCGTTCCTTAGCACCGTAGGTATGGCAGAACACTTGACCGATTCTTTCCTCGGAAAAGGAATCATCGTAAGGACAGACGGCGGTGTATCCTTCCTGGGAGACCGCAGCAAAGCCATGAAAATTACTGTTACCGCCGAGGATCTGGCAAGAATGGGCGCTGACTCTGTCATCACCATGAGCTTTCCAGGCTCCAAATTCGAGAACGAATACTTAAGCAACCTGACCAAATTATGTATGGACTGTCATAAATGGGGTATCCCGGTACTGGCAGAGGCTCTTCCAAGAGGATTCGAGCCAGCGGAAGATTCCAGAACACCGGAGAATCTTACATTTGCCTGCCGTCAGAGCGTTGAGCTTGGCGCGGATTATGTAAAGACCAACTACACCGGAGACCAGGAATCCTTCAAAAACCTGGTAGAAGCGACTTACAAACCAGTTGTGATCCTTGGCGGAGCTAAGAAGGTTCCGGTAGAACAGCTTCTTCAGGAAATCAAAGACGCAATGGAAGTAGGCGGCGCTGGTGTAGCAATGGGAAGAAATATCTGGGGACATGAGAATCCGGTTGGATACACCGCGGCCATCGCGAAACTGATCCACGAAGACTGCAGCGTAGAAGCCGCCATGAAAGAAATGAATAAAACATTTGCTGTATAA
- a CDS encoding zinc-binding dehydrogenase, whose protein sequence is MTRKVIKMTNARTLEIFEEPIPELGPHDILLKITIAGICRSEMPTYLGEGAMLMKGPLGFSCITDYVPYPASFGHEPTGVVEKVGSQVTRFAPGDRVSGAGGGAFASHIISSEFAPLIKLPESVSEYDCLAEPVMCCCNIVRDITPPEGGFIALVGCGYMGQVCLSLLHAHGVENIAVFDPLPARREKALLLGAKWVFDPSKPDAIAEALKVTGGAGFDRAIELSKGLDGLSVAVSLMKMPTETDRGIIAASSVYDKHEMWPTALGFELMCRCPELHFVHPGFIPDTEGLMREAVEAYEKGYVPKDGFITHRFRPEELGKAYEMMEEDDESYLKGVVVFD, encoded by the coding sequence ATGACCAGAAAAGTGATCAAAATGACAAATGCCAGAACTCTGGAGATTTTCGAGGAACCCATTCCAGAATTGGGGCCTCATGATATTCTTCTCAAAATTACGATCGCGGGAATCTGCCGCAGTGAAATGCCCACTTATCTGGGGGAAGGCGCCATGCTGATGAAAGGACCTCTCGGATTTTCCTGCATCACAGATTATGTCCCCTATCCGGCCAGCTTTGGTCATGAACCTACCGGCGTTGTAGAAAAAGTAGGTTCCCAGGTGACCCGCTTCGCTCCGGGAGACCGGGTATCAGGAGCGGGAGGCGGCGCATTCGCCTCTCACATCATCTCCAGTGAGTTCGCCCCACTGATCAAACTGCCTGAAAGCGTGTCCGAATATGACTGTCTGGCAGAGCCTGTCATGTGCTGCTGCAACATCGTCCGGGACATTACTCCGCCGGAAGGGGGATTCATTGCCCTTGTGGGCTGCGGCTATATGGGCCAGGTATGCTTAAGCCTGCTCCATGCTCACGGCGTGGAGAACATCGCCGTCTTCGATCCTCTTCCCGCCCGCCGGGAAAAAGCGCTCTTACTTGGCGCCAAATGGGTCTTCGATCCCAGTAAACCGGATGCTATCGCGGAAGCGCTGAAGGTAACCGGAGGCGCAGGCTTTGACCGGGCTATCGAACTGTCCAAGGGATTAGACGGCTTAAGCGTGGCCGTATCCCTTATGAAGATGCCCACCGAGACAGACCGGGGTATCATTGCCGCCTCCTCTGTCTATGACAAGCACGAAATGTGGCCCACCGCTCTTGGCTTTGAGCTGATGTGCCGGTGTCCCGAACTCCATTTCGTTCATCCCGGCTTTATTCCCGATACCGAGGGGCTCATGCGGGAAGCGGTAGAGGCTTACGAAAAGGGTTATGTGCCAAAAGACGGCTTCATTACCCACCGCTTCCGTCCGGAAGAACTTGGGAAGGCCTATGAGATGATGGAAGAGGATGACGAAAGCTATCTGAAAGGCGTTGTCGTCTTCGATTAA
- a CDS encoding iron-containing alcohol dehydrogenase, giving the protein MEGFKQLYMPKIICGRGSCSFLPTLGRKRIGVLGYDESVLSRIREVFQGQEAQIRYLATIDHEPEIRDIFDNLEKVCQFQPDLILAVGGGSVLDVAKGIHLFYENPELTFEDSLRPYSLPPLGSKALLAAVPTTSGTGSETSSAAVFVEPKTRVKKLMLSNTLIPHYAVIDADLTDGLPRSVQIAGGLDALCHAVEASIAKNSNVFTKALALEAALDILENLPAAVDPNMEEETRKKAREKLHVAATMAGIAITNSCTGIVHSYDHPGPAFGLAHGITCGIMLSHAMRITGPLPEYAVLARRLGYVGDEESLFKQLFVHIQKMNAALGIPNSFEAAGVDEEEYFERVPEWARISLSAFATQMSPIDMDEKKGERFYQYCYYREFSPL; this is encoded by the coding sequence ATGGAAGGATTTAAGCAGCTCTACATGCCGAAGATCATCTGCGGCCGGGGCTCCTGCTCTTTTCTGCCGACGCTGGGAAGGAAGAGGATCGGTGTCCTTGGATATGATGAATCGGTCCTTTCGCGGATCAGGGAAGTGTTTCAGGGGCAGGAGGCACAGATCCGGTATCTGGCAACGATCGACCATGAACCGGAGATCCGGGATATTTTTGACAATCTGGAAAAAGTATGCCAGTTTCAGCCGGATCTGATCCTGGCGGTTGGAGGAGGAAGCGTTCTGGATGTGGCGAAGGGGATTCATCTTTTCTATGAGAATCCGGAGCTTACGTTTGAAGACAGCCTGCGGCCGTATAGTCTGCCGCCTCTTGGATCTAAGGCATTGCTGGCGGCGGTGCCGACAACCAGCGGGACAGGGTCGGAAACATCTTCCGCCGCTGTTTTTGTCGAGCCAAAGACGCGGGTAAAAAAATTGATGCTCTCCAATACGCTGATCCCTCATTACGCGGTTATCGACGCGGACCTTACCGATGGGCTGCCTCGCTCTGTTCAGATCGCGGGCGGACTGGACGCTCTCTGTCACGCGGTGGAGGCATCGATCGCAAAGAATTCGAATGTGTTTACGAAAGCTCTCGCGCTAGAGGCGGCGCTGGATATTCTGGAGAACCTTCCGGCGGCCGTTGATCCGAACATGGAAGAGGAAACGAGGAAAAAGGCCAGGGAGAAACTGCATGTGGCGGCGACGATGGCCGGGATCGCGATCACGAACTCTTGTACCGGAATTGTCCATTCCTATGACCATCCGGGACCCGCGTTTGGACTGGCCCATGGGATTACTTGCGGAATCATGCTGTCCCACGCGATGCGGATCACAGGACCGCTGCCGGAATATGCGGTGCTTGCCCGCAGACTGGGGTATGTTGGAGATGAAGAATCTCTTTTTAAGCAGTTGTTCGTCCACATCCAAAAAATGAACGCGGCCCTTGGGATTCCGAATAGCTTTGAAGCGGCCGGCGTAGACGAGGAAGAATATTTTGAACGAGTACCTGAGTGGGCCAGGATCTCGCTCTCCGCTTTTGCCACTCAGATGTCACCCATTGATATGGATGAGAAGAAGGGCGAGCGTTTCTACCAGTATTGCTATTACCGGGAGTTCTCGCCTTTATAA
- a CDS encoding glycine/sarcosine/betaine reductase complex selenoprotein A, which translates to MAILEGKKAIIIGDRDGIPGPAIAECVKTAGAEVVFSSTECFVUTSAGAMDLENQKRVKEFAEEYGAENLVVVLGAAEGEAAGLAAETVTLGDPTFAGPLTGVQLGLTVYHVCEPEIKEEFDEAVYDEQVGMMEMVLDVDDIVSEMQAIRDQI; encoded by the coding sequence ATGGCTATTTTAGAAGGAAAAAAAGCAATAATTATCGGAGACCGTGATGGAATCCCGGGCCCGGCTATCGCAGAGTGCGTAAAGACCGCCGGCGCGGAAGTTGTATTTTCATCCACGGAATGTTTCGTCTGAACGAGCGCAGGCGCAATGGATCTGGAGAACCAGAAGAGAGTAAAAGAATTCGCTGAAGAGTACGGCGCGGAGAACTTAGTTGTAGTTCTTGGCGCGGCAGAGGGCGAAGCCGCGGGTCTTGCGGCAGAGACCGTAACTCTTGGCGATCCTACTTTCGCAGGTCCATTGACTGGGGTCCAGCTTGGACTCACGGTATATCATGTATGCGAACCTGAGATCAAGGAAGAGTTTGACGAAGCTGTTTATGATGAGCAGGTTGGAATGATGGAAATGGTTCTGGACGTTGACGACATCGTATCAGAGATGCAGGCGATCAGAGACCAGATTTAG
- a CDS encoding helix-turn-helix domain-containing protein, whose translation MENQNTDNLNIGMRIRKLRKIRGITLEKLAQETGMGYSYLSELENNKHSISINNLQKLAAYFNVNLIHFLEQDTRENVLIRKKDRNHLVTEDGIVFQAISSEEAQNMQITFIELPANTPKKGQRRIHKHPQGEEFITVTDGEAVVVVEEEKYVLKEGDSIIFPSNKEHVIYTEEKGAKLLLIGAPPYADKITEQIP comes from the coding sequence ATGGAAAATCAAAACACAGATAATCTAAATATTGGAATGAGAATCCGAAAGCTGAGGAAGATTCGGGGCATCACTTTAGAAAAGCTGGCCCAGGAGACAGGGATGGGCTACTCCTACCTGTCGGAACTGGAGAACAATAAACACTCCATCTCCATCAACAATCTTCAGAAGCTGGCGGCATACTTTAACGTGAATCTGATCCATTTTCTGGAGCAGGACACCAGGGAAAATGTATTGATCCGCAAGAAGGACCGGAATCATCTGGTAACAGAAGACGGTATCGTCTTCCAGGCAATCTCATCGGAAGAAGCCCAAAATATGCAGATCACATTCATCGAACTTCCCGCGAACACTCCAAAGAAAGGACAGAGACGCATACATAAACACCCGCAGGGGGAGGAATTTATCACGGTCACGGACGGTGAAGCGGTCGTGGTAGTAGAAGAAGAAAAATACGTTCTGAAGGAGGGGGATTCTATAATCTTCCCCTCCAACAAAGAACATGTGATCTATACGGAAGAAAAAGGCGCAAAACTTCTGCTGATAGGCGCGCCTCCATATGCGGACAAGATCACGGAGCAGATTCCTTAA
- a CDS encoding riboflavin biosynthesis protein RibF, whose translation MNWQIENMENTCVAYGCFDSMHKGHMAVAEKVKETAQEKGLTPVIISCPKPGRVLQTEEEKIYLFQKAGIETVLTFPYEGGGDCTETEFVQKILADKLGAKALVIGEGHAHLGEIQTAAAAAGIDVVLCETQEKDGHPITDEMVKEVFDACKFDEFIELCGHPYIMIGEVEHGKALGRTVGMPTANLSSVEDKIKPLDGVYATVVHVDDELYKSMTNIGKRPSVDSFDYVTIEAFILDFSRDIYGKTLVLEVHQFVRGVQKFANLEEVQKQVQKDIQKVREVLENAVNENN comes from the coding sequence ATGAATTGGCAGATTGAAAATATGGAAAATACCTGCGTGGCTTACGGCTGCTTTGACAGCATGCATAAAGGCCACATGGCAGTCGCGGAAAAAGTAAAGGAAACAGCACAGGAAAAGGGACTTACTCCCGTCATCATCAGCTGTCCGAAACCAGGCCGTGTATTACAGACCGAGGAAGAAAAGATCTATCTCTTCCAGAAAGCCGGCATCGAGACTGTCCTCACCTTCCCGTATGAAGGCGGAGGCGACTGCACAGAAACCGAATTTGTTCAGAAGATCCTGGCCGATAAATTAGGCGCAAAAGCGCTGGTCATCGGCGAAGGCCATGCGCATCTGGGAGAAATCCAGACAGCCGCGGCGGCTGCCGGGATTGACGTTGTACTGTGCGAGACACAGGAAAAAGACGGGCATCCCATTACAGACGAAATGGTCAAAGAAGTCTTTGACGCATGCAAATTTGATGAATTTATCGAATTATGCGGACATCCTTATATCATGATCGGGGAAGTCGAGCACGGAAAGGCTCTTGGGAGAACGGTAGGCATGCCGACCGCCAATCTTTCCAGCGTAGAAGACAAGATCAAACCGCTGGACGGCGTGTACGCTACTGTTGTACACGTAGACGACGAGCTCTATAAGAGTATGACCAACATCGGAAAACGGCCGTCCGTAGACAGCTTCGACTATGTGACCATCGAAGCGTTCATCCTGGATTTCTCCAGAGACATCTACGGCAAAACGCTGGTGCTGGAAGTACATCAGTTTGTCCGCGGCGTTCAGAAATTCGCCAATCTGGAAGAAGTACAGAAACAAGTACAGAAAGATATCCAGAAAGTACGCGAAGTCTTAGAAAACGCGGTTAACGAGAACAATTAA
- a CDS encoding sugar-binding transcriptional regulator, giving the protein MKNINLSEEKLGEYQRVAYYYYKAGLTQEDIAKRMNMSRQRVNRIVSACVDLGIVKITIQDLDKSNLELETELEQKYNLTGVRIVNNIVEDNLVRELGIAAGAYLQSILKKGDIIGVTRGRTTAAMADYWTPSSSLPQDLTVTQLIGNAKESDSHTGVNSIVYRLAEKLGARESLMLAPVIVRSEALKQSILSDPFYQESYSIFKRCTIAVVGIGTAQSQWKHMISLYDRTDMEQSKWTKDVAGEVCTHFFDKNGNEVIPPFGDQIIAIPLEDYQNIPTRIGVAGGLEKTEAIRAALNGNYVNVLITDFQTANELIV; this is encoded by the coding sequence ATGAAAAACATAAATTTGTCAGAAGAAAAATTAGGGGAATACCAAAGAGTCGCCTACTATTACTATAAGGCAGGACTTACACAGGAGGATATCGCGAAACGTATGAACATGTCTCGTCAACGGGTGAATCGGATCGTCAGCGCCTGTGTGGATCTTGGTATTGTAAAGATTACTATTCAGGATCTGGACAAATCAAACCTCGAACTGGAGACGGAGCTTGAGCAGAAATATAATTTAACTGGAGTCAGAATCGTAAATAATATCGTTGAAGACAATCTCGTTCGAGAGTTGGGGATCGCGGCAGGCGCCTATCTGCAGAGCATCCTCAAAAAAGGAGATATCATCGGAGTAACGAGGGGGCGGACAACAGCGGCCATGGCTGACTACTGGACTCCTTCCTCCTCCCTTCCGCAAGATCTGACGGTAACACAACTGATCGGAAACGCAAAAGAATCCGACTCCCATACCGGAGTCAACAGCATCGTATACCGTCTCGCGGAGAAACTGGGGGCCAGAGAATCCCTGATGCTCGCTCCTGTCATTGTACGGAGCGAGGCGCTGAAGCAATCAATCCTCAGTGATCCGTTTTATCAGGAATCCTATTCCATCTTCAAGCGCTGCACCATCGCCGTTGTGGGAATCGGGACCGCCCAGAGCCAGTGGAAGCATATGATCTCCCTCTATGACCGGACGGATATGGAACAGTCCAAATGGACAAAAGATGTAGCAGGTGAAGTCTGCACGCACTTTTTCGATAAAAACGGGAACGAAGTGATCCCTCCTTTCGGAGATCAGATCATCGCCATCCCTCTTGAAGATTATCAAAATATTCCAACCCGGATCGGAGTCGCCGGCGGTCTTGAAAAAACCGAGGCCATCCGCGCGGCTTTAAACGGGAACTATGTCAACGTATTGATCACTGACTTCCAGACCGCAAATGAACTTATAGTATAG
- a CDS encoding aldehyde dehydrogenase: protein MNPMEHVRKETYQLFINGKRVTPEKPDTFQAINPVNNEPFATIYKAGEKETNMAIAAAREAFDHGPWGKMSCRERSDLLYKAAELLQERLEEFAAVETLECGKLYGSAYYYDGDKSVDALKYFAGLTRCMKGEIVPIDNDTVNLVQWYPHGVVGEILPWNGPFMMGCQKIGAILAAGNTCVVKPSSWGSLTMLMFAELLTEAGFPDGVVNVVTGSGRIVGDALVKSEDVDMVAMTGGTETGKAIIASSSETVKDVALELGGKSPNIVFDDVDVDDVVKWAKFAFTLNSGEVCVSGTRLILQRGIYEEFLEKLKKECESAVPGDGFDPNVTLAPLIHKEHCDEVWQYIESGKEQGARLICGGEHYTDPELAKGNFVPITVFADVTPDMKIFQEEIFGPVLCVTPFDTEEEAIEIANGTKFGLAGGVFTKDMKKGLRVAQAVKGGQIYVNSYFSTAMVESPGTGWKQSGIGVAGIKKYMISKTIFLNTKDGNVPY from the coding sequence ATGAACCCAATGGAACATGTCCGGAAAGAGACTTATCAGCTTTTCATCAACGGCAAACGGGTAACACCGGAAAAACCAGACACTTTCCAGGCGATCAATCCAGTCAACAACGAACCTTTCGCAACCATCTACAAAGCTGGTGAGAAAGAGACAAACATGGCTATCGCGGCGGCCAGGGAGGCTTTCGACCATGGCCCGTGGGGAAAAATGTCCTGTAGAGAGCGTTCCGATCTGCTCTACAAGGCGGCGGAACTCCTCCAGGAGCGGTTAGAAGAGTTTGCGGCGGTAGAGACATTGGAATGCGGCAAACTTTACGGAAGCGCGTACTACTATGACGGAGACAAATCCGTAGATGCGCTCAAATACTTCGCGGGACTGACCCGCTGCATGAAAGGCGAGATCGTACCGATCGACAATGACACCGTTAACCTGGTACAGTGGTATCCTCACGGAGTTGTGGGCGAGATCCTTCCATGGAACGGACCATTCATGATGGGCTGCCAGAAGATCGGCGCCATCCTTGCCGCAGGCAATACCTGTGTTGTAAAACCCTCTTCCTGGGGCTCATTGACCATGCTGATGTTCGCGGAACTGCTTACGGAAGCCGGATTCCCGGATGGAGTTGTCAACGTGGTGACCGGTTCCGGCCGCATCGTTGGAGACGCGCTGGTAAAGAGCGAGGATGTTGACATGGTTGCCATGACCGGCGGAACCGAGACAGGGAAAGCGATCATTGCTTCTTCCAGCGAGACCGTCAAAGACGTGGCTCTGGAACTTGGCGGCAAGAGCCCGAATATCGTTTTCGATGATGTTGACGTCGACGACGTTGTGAAGTGGGCAAAATTCGCGTTTACTCTGAACTCCGGCGAGGTGTGCGTATCCGGTACAAGACTGATCCTTCAGAGAGGCATTTACGAAGAATTCCTGGAAAAGTTAAAGAAAGAATGCGAAAGCGCTGTTCCGGGCGATGGCTTCGATCCTAATGTCACACTGGCTCCATTGATCCACAAAGAGCATTGCGATGAAGTATGGCAGTATATCGAATCCGGAAAGGAACAGGGCGCTCGGCTGATCTGCGGCGGAGAGCATTACACCGATCCGGAACTGGCCAAAGGAAATTTTGTTCCGATCACTGTATTTGCTGACGTAACACCGGATATGAAGATCTTCCAGGAAGAAATCTTTGGGCCAGTACTGTGCGTAACTCCTTTCGATACGGAGGAAGAGGCGATCGAAATCGCCAATGGTACGAAGTTTGGTCTGGCAGGCGGAGTATTTACCAAAGATATGAAGAAAGGACTGCGGGTCGCTCAGGCTGTAAAAGGCGGACAGATCTATGTAAACTCCTACTTCTCCACAGCAATGGTAGAATCTCCGGGAACCGGATGGAAGCAGTCAGGAATCGGCGTTGCCGGGATCAAGAAATACATGATCTCCAAGACCATCTTCCTGAATACCAAGGATGGAAACGTACCATATTAA